In the Pseudodesulfovibrio alkaliphilus genome, one interval contains:
- a CDS encoding methyl-accepting chemotaxis protein, with amino-acid sequence MSQTSPPYLRRLVALYFGTFALVSAVSIWYFSAFGTDPGMASAGVVAVLAAFGLLGIVLVFLLGRMLVGPVGAAARYTAHVLDGDYHKAEDTALIEALPGLGDLVVELAGRFKERLGFSQSIIDGLPVPCCLVDTDQDVTFLNQECLDMIGAKDSPESFYGRKLSQIFYRDDRKSVIGTCMEENIRMMNREAVFKHADGSDVHLLANLFPLTDVTGKVIGGCCLYLDTTELKRREAEIVSQNERIAKAATEATAVSEELAAAATQLGGLVENARAGACVQTDRTGETASAMEEMNATVLEVARHAQDAALDADEARGKAEEGAAVVAQVVDAIHEVAERARELKASMEALDARAESIGKVLGVIEDIADQTNLLALNAAIEAARAGEAGRGFAVVADEVRKLAEKTMLATNEVHQAVTGIQEGARQNVRATEAAVGAVEKSTEMAGRSGEALKTIVVVAESTADRVRSIATAAEQQSAASDEISRATMDVNRICGETDRAMAESAEAIKRLAGLAESLAGIIREMR; translated from the coding sequence ATGTCCCAGACTTCGCCACCCTATCTGCGGCGCCTTGTAGCGCTTTATTTCGGCACGTTCGCCTTGGTGTCGGCCGTGTCCATCTGGTATTTTTCCGCTTTTGGCACCGATCCGGGCATGGCCTCGGCAGGGGTGGTCGCCGTTCTGGCTGCCTTCGGCCTGCTCGGCATCGTGCTGGTTTTTCTGCTTGGCCGGATGCTCGTCGGCCCGGTGGGTGCGGCGGCCCGCTACACGGCCCATGTGCTTGACGGCGACTACCACAAGGCTGAAGACACGGCCCTGATCGAGGCCCTGCCCGGCCTGGGCGATCTGGTGGTGGAGCTGGCAGGGCGGTTCAAGGAGCGCCTGGGTTTCTCCCAAAGCATCATCGATGGTCTGCCCGTGCCCTGCTGTCTTGTGGATACCGACCAGGATGTTACCTTTCTCAACCAGGAATGTCTGGACATGATTGGCGCCAAGGATTCCCCTGAGTCCTTCTATGGCCGGAAGCTTTCTCAGATATTTTATCGTGACGACAGAAAATCGGTCATCGGCACCTGCATGGAGGAAAACATCAGGATGATGAATAGGGAGGCGGTGTTCAAACATGCCGACGGCAGCGACGTTCATTTGCTGGCCAACCTGTTCCCCCTGACCGACGTGACCGGCAAGGTCATCGGCGGCTGCTGTCTGTACCTGGACACCACGGAACTCAAACGGCGCGAGGCCGAGATCGTCAGCCAGAACGAGCGGATCGCCAAGGCGGCCACCGAGGCCACGGCCGTGTCCGAGGAACTGGCCGCTGCAGCCACTCAGTTGGGCGGGCTGGTGGAGAACGCACGGGCCGGGGCCTGCGTTCAGACCGACCGTACCGGGGAGACCGCCTCGGCCATGGAAGAGATGAACGCCACGGTCCTTGAGGTGGCCCGCCATGCTCAGGACGCGGCTCTGGACGCCGACGAGGCGCGGGGCAAGGCCGAGGAGGGCGCGGCAGTGGTCGCCCAGGTGGTGGACGCCATCCACGAGGTGGCCGAGCGGGCCCGGGAGCTCAAGGCGTCCATGGAGGCGCTCGACGCCCGGGCCGAATCCATCGGCAAGGTCCTCGGGGTCATTGAAGACATCGCGGACCAGACCAATCTGCTGGCGCTCAACGCGGCCATTGAGGCTGCCCGTGCGGGCGAGGCAGGCCGGGGCTTTGCCGTGGTGGCCGACGAGGTTCGCAAGCTGGCCGAGAAGACCATGCTCGCCACCAACGAGGTGCATCAGGCAGTCACCGGCATCCAGGAAGGAGCCCGGCAGAATGTCCGGGCCACCGAGGCGGCTGTCGGGGCGGTGGAGAAGAGCACCGAGATGGCCGGGCGTTCCGGCGAGGCGCTCAAGACCATCGTGGTGGTGGCGGAGTCCACGGCCGATCGGGTGCGCTCCATCGCCACAGCCGCAGAGCAGCAGTCGGCGGCCAGTGACGAGATCAGTCGCGCCACCATGGATGTCAACCGCATTTGCGGTGAGACGGACCGGGCCATGGCCGAATCGGCAGAGGCCATTAAGCGGCTGGCCGGGCTGGCTGAGTCGCTGGCAGGCATCATCCGCGAGATGCGGTAG
- a CDS encoding Dabb family protein gives MIRHIVMWTLKEEAEGNPAAANAAAMKEMLEGLAGRIEGLRHIEVSHEIVGADPECHVVLCSEHDDVDALNHYQGHPEHQACVAFVRKVAAGRSAVDYEV, from the coding sequence GTGATCAGACACATCGTCATGTGGACATTGAAGGAAGAGGCCGAGGGTAACCCGGCTGCCGCCAATGCGGCCGCCATGAAGGAAATGCTCGAGGGACTGGCCGGTCGCATCGAAGGGTTGCGCCATATTGAGGTCAGTCACGAGATCGTTGGCGCTGATCCAGAATGTCATGTCGTGCTGTGCAGCGAGCACGACGATGTGGACGCCCTGAACCACTATCAGGGCCACCCCGAGCACCAGGCCTGCGTCGCCTTTGTCAGAAAGGTCGCCGCCGGCCGCAGCGCCGTGGACTACGAGGTTTAG
- a CDS encoding substrate-binding periplasmic protein yields MSAKSVMLFVLLILVPGFALGGERVVLATLEWPPYTGESLPEGGATSEVVREAFKVMGYDLELRFFPWNRVLEEARQDSEIAGYFPEYPDNWRRDRFLKSHSVGVSPLGLASRAGVAINWQTLEDLERYTLGTVAGYANTLEFDALVAKGRLTTDSSNSDALNLRKVLAGRVDAAVVDGNVFAYLRKADPMLRAGGGELVLHDRLLGVIDLVVCFQDTEEGEELRRVFDQGLREVDQGAIYRRHLGE; encoded by the coding sequence ATGTCCGCGAAGTCCGTCATGCTTTTCGTCCTCTTGATCCTGGTTCCCGGCTTTGCCCTGGGGGGCGAGCGGGTCGTCCTGGCCACCCTGGAATGGCCCCCCTATACAGGGGAGTCCCTTCCCGAGGGCGGAGCCACCTCGGAGGTGGTGCGCGAGGCCTTCAAGGTCATGGGATACGACCTTGAACTTCGGTTTTTCCCATGGAACCGCGTTCTTGAGGAAGCGCGGCAGGATTCCGAGATCGCGGGATATTTCCCGGAGTATCCTGATAATTGGCGGCGGGACAGATTCCTCAAGTCCCATAGCGTGGGGGTCAGTCCGTTGGGGTTGGCGAGCAGGGCGGGGGTGGCGATCAACTGGCAGACGCTGGAGGATCTCGAGCGCTACACCTTGGGCACTGTGGCCGGGTATGCCAATACCCTGGAGTTCGACGCCCTGGTGGCCAAGGGGAGATTGACCACGGATTCGTCCAACTCTGATGCCCTCAACCTGCGCAAGGTTTTGGCCGGAAGGGTGGACGCCGCCGTGGTTGACGGAAATGTTTTCGCCTACCTGCGCAAGGCCGACCCCATGCTCCGGGCTGGAGGGGGTGAACTGGTGCTGCATGATCGATTGCTTGGGGTCATTGACCTCGTTGTCTGCTTTCAGGACACAGAGGAGGGCGAGGAACTGCGGCGAGTCTTTGATCAGGGGCTGCGTGAAGTCGATCAGGGAGCGATCTATCGACGCCATCTTGGCGAGTGA
- a CDS encoding Na+/H+ antiporter subunit E, with product MTDTVRVIRTGEPVRAKPGRFDALISFVLRFLMLFVTWLILSGMFDAFHVSLGVACSAFVTWLSADIFPPEVRRFRRLRSLWLLALYVPWLVWEIAKCNMRMLRLSFDPRLNDKIAPRIVTFKTGLRNELALTFLANSITMTPGTITVSIDERGYVSVHAFDDVSAAGLPGDMEKKIKAIFEEA from the coding sequence ATGACCGATACCGTCCGCGTGATACGTACTGGCGAGCCCGTCAGGGCCAAGCCCGGCCGTTTTGACGCCCTGATCAGCTTTGTGCTGCGTTTTTTGATGCTGTTTGTCACCTGGCTGATTCTCTCGGGCATGTTCGATGCCTTTCATGTGAGTCTTGGCGTGGCGTGCAGCGCCTTTGTCACTTGGCTGTCGGCCGACATCTTTCCTCCGGAGGTGCGCCGCTTTCGCAGGCTGCGCTCGCTGTGGCTGCTGGCCCTCTATGTGCCCTGGCTGGTCTGGGAGATTGCCAAGTGCAACATGCGTATGCTTCGGCTCTCCTTTGATCCGCGGCTCAATGACAAAATCGCCCCGCGCATCGTCACCTTCAAGACCGGGCTGCGCAACGAGCTGGCTCTGACCTTTCTTGCCAATTCCATTACCATGACTCCCGGCACCATCACCGTGTCCATCGACGAGCGCGGCTACGTCTCGGTCCACGCCTTTGACGATGTGTCGGCCGCCGGCCTGCCGGGCGACATGGAGAAAAAGATCAAGGCCATCTTCGAGGAGGCGTAA
- a CDS encoding monovalent cation/H+ antiporter complex subunit F, with translation MESFILYLGIVLMGIMLMPLYRAVVGPTTLDRLMGMNAIGSKTVALIVIIGLVFERVDMFVDIALAYAMLNFIAVLAASRYLHKRGRRDTAS, from the coding sequence ATGGAGTCTTTCATCCTGTATCTCGGTATCGTTTTGATGGGCATCATGCTTATGCCCCTGTATCGCGCCGTGGTCGGCCCCACCACCCTGGACCGGCTGATGGGCATGAACGCCATCGGCTCCAAGACCGTGGCGCTCATCGTCATCATCGGTCTTGTCTTCGAACGGGTGGACATGTTCGTGGACATTGCCCTGGCCTATGCCATGCTCAACTTCATCGCCGTGCTCGCGGCCTCCAGATACCTGCACAAACGGGGACGCCGGGACACGGCATCCTAA
- a CDS encoding cation:proton antiporter, with protein MIEILVIFLCCAGMLLFFGGMIGILRLPDAYTRLHMAGMLDTLGLLVLLLGLVLYGFLHAPMSLLVQFKILLLWGFVLVTSPTATHAMVDAGVRAGLTPWVQADVKRRRK; from the coding sequence ATGATCGAGATTCTGGTCATTTTTCTTTGCTGCGCCGGGATGCTGCTGTTTTTTGGCGGCATGATCGGCATCCTGCGGCTGCCTGACGCCTATACCCGGCTCCATATGGCGGGCATGCTCGACACCCTGGGCCTTCTTGTGCTGCTGCTCGGCCTGGTGCTTTATGGCTTTCTCCATGCGCCCATGAGTCTGCTGGTGCAGTTCAAGATACTTCTGCTCTGGGGATTCGTGCTGGTTACCAGCCCAACCGCCACCCACGCCATGGTGGACGCCGGGGTGCGCGCCGGACTCACCCCCTGGGTTCAGGCCGATGTCAAAAGGAGACGCAAATGA
- a CDS encoding hydrogenase subunit MbhD domain-containing protein: MIWEIKLLALILVIICAIAAINAKDMLSAAVIFGIYSFMMCVQWLAMGAVDVAFTEAAIGAGISTALMLAAIFRTSRRTKD; encoded by the coding sequence ATGATCTGGGAAATCAAACTGTTGGCCCTTATTCTGGTGATCATCTGCGCCATCGCGGCCATCAACGCCAAGGATATGCTCAGTGCGGCCGTCATCTTTGGCATTTACAGCTTCATGATGTGCGTCCAGTGGCTGGCCATGGGCGCGGTTGACGTGGCCTTCACCGAGGCGGCCATCGGGGCGGGCATCAGCACCGCGCTCATGCTGGCAGCCATTTTTCGGACCAGCAGGAGGACCAAGGATTGA
- the mbhE gene encoding hydrogen gas-evolving membrane-bound hydrogenase subunit E encodes MKKTALLAVILTGALLILSMENFPSWGDVQSPASLHLSRHFIEKSYEQTLTPNLVTAVLGDYRGFDTMLETVVVFTAALACFLVIRLPRDVCTPGLFYYRHMGTGLVVRKHDACELPGENPTFERVDSDWPPHDVVVASTCRMVIPFIQLFGLYVVAHGHYSPGGGFQGGVIFAASYVLLAVSHDLRTLVHRLNERVTHLLSAAGVLLFFGVGLFGLAMGLNFLDYGALEGVLGMSLASGHSLGILLVEIGVGMTVTAALVIIFKLLSSRGTVTEGL; translated from the coding sequence TTGAAAAAGACAGCACTTTTGGCCGTGATCCTTACCGGCGCACTGCTCATTCTCTCCATGGAGAATTTTCCTTCCTGGGGCGATGTCCAGTCTCCTGCGAGTCTGCATCTGTCGCGGCACTTCATTGAAAAGAGTTACGAGCAGACCCTGACCCCCAACCTCGTCACCGCCGTGCTGGGCGATTACCGGGGGTTCGACACCATGCTCGAGACCGTGGTGGTCTTCACCGCGGCCCTGGCCTGCTTTCTGGTCATCCGTCTGCCTCGCGATGTCTGCACACCGGGGTTGTTCTACTACCGGCACATGGGTACGGGTCTTGTGGTACGCAAGCATGATGCCTGCGAGCTGCCCGGCGAGAACCCCACCTTCGAGCGCGTGGATTCCGACTGGCCGCCCCATGACGTGGTGGTGGCTTCCACCTGCCGGATGGTCATCCCCTTTATCCAGCTCTTCGGTCTCTATGTGGTGGCACACGGCCACTACAGTCCGGGGGGCGGTTTCCAGGGCGGAGTCATCTTTGCGGCCAGCTATGTGCTGCTGGCCGTGTCCCACGACCTGCGCACCCTGGTCCACCGGCTCAACGAGCGCGTCACCCATCTGCTCTCGGCAGCCGGCGTCCTGCTCTTCTTCGGGGTCGGCCTCTTCGGGTTGGCCATGGGGCTCAATTTCCTGGATTACGGTGCCCTTGAGGGTGTGCTGGGAATGTCCCTGGCAAGCGGGCACTCCCTTGGCATTCTGCTCGTCGAGATCGGTGTGGGCATGACCGTGACCGCCGCGCTGGTGATCATCTTCAAGCTTCTGTCCTCCCGCGGGACAGTCACGGAAGGGTTGTAG
- a CDS encoding cation:proton antiporter subunit C, translating to MEDFLTQLTSKYNFWAYIVLMMIGLYAMIAKGNLVKKLIGLSIFQTAIMLFYVAIGSKAGATIPILRDSTLKGVIDFVEYINPLPHVLMLTAIVVSVATLGVALALVLRVYDVHQTLEEDEILEKIKNP from the coding sequence ATGGAAGACTTCCTGACGCAACTGACATCCAAATACAACTTCTGGGCCTACATCGTTCTCATGATGATCGGCCTGTACGCCATGATCGCCAAGGGCAATCTGGTCAAGAAACTGATCGGCCTGAGCATATTCCAGACGGCCATCATGCTTTTCTATGTTGCCATCGGCTCCAAGGCCGGGGCCACCATCCCCATCCTGCGGGACTCCACCCTCAAGGGAGTCATCGACTTTGTGGAGTACATCAACCCGCTGCCCCATGTGCTGATGCTTACCGCCATCGTCGTCTCTGTGGCGACTCTTGGCGTGGCTCTGGCCCTCGTCCTGCGCGTCTATGATGTGCATCAGACGCTCGAAGAAGACGAAATACTGGAAAAAATCAAAAATCCATAG
- a CDS encoding complex I subunit 5 family protein codes for MHDVVLTILPLLFGSFLAILAGWTRSALVYPLGAVALVMSTCFSVKLLLGVLSTGTATYLLGGWSPPWGIVFVIDAFSAGMLVLIAASALFTYLAFRTEILEGFAEKTAAFVSLLLLTVAGHMGIVATGDLFNLYVLIEVAALSGYALLGFGPGRAPLASLNYLCVGSVGASFYLLGVGYLYILTGTLNMADLAQIMAAAPVTASLHGAVAVILFGLWVKMALFPFHGWLPGAYAMSAPVSAALLAPLTTKVMVYVVIRLLIGVIPGAAMPEAVPDVAMLLGTAAIFAGSLMAFRQRDQRRMLAYILVAEVGYMIGGMFIGNRTAMTGAMLHIFADALMTLTLFLALGSIARQRGEMVLENMRGLFRTMPFTMSAFVLGAMSMIGVPPLFGFFSKWYLLSGAFESGQYLFMVGLLVSSLVNVVLFFRFFETAFFDEPGESVRDIEHWSRVTPLAVAAVLLIVAGLSSGLIVDRLIAGIIPASLI; via the coding sequence ATGCACGACGTTGTCCTGACCATACTCCCGTTGTTGTTCGGGTCGTTCCTTGCCATCCTTGCGGGCTGGACCCGCAGTGCGCTCGTCTACCCGCTGGGGGCGGTCGCCCTCGTCATGTCCACCTGCTTCAGCGTCAAGCTGCTCCTGGGCGTGCTGTCCACCGGCACCGCCACCTATCTGCTTGGCGGATGGTCTCCCCCCTGGGGCATCGTCTTTGTCATCGACGCCTTCAGCGCCGGCATGCTGGTGCTCATCGCGGCATCGGCACTGTTCACCTACCTCGCCTTCCGCACCGAAATACTTGAAGGGTTCGCCGAGAAAACGGCCGCCTTCGTTTCCCTGCTGCTGCTCACCGTTGCCGGGCATATGGGCATCGTGGCCACGGGCGACCTCTTCAACCTCTATGTGCTTATCGAGGTGGCGGCCTTGAGCGGCTACGCGCTGCTCGGCTTCGGACCGGGGCGCGCCCCCCTGGCCAGCCTCAACTATCTGTGCGTCGGCTCGGTGGGCGCCTCCTTCTATCTGCTGGGCGTGGGCTATCTCTACATCCTGACCGGCACACTGAACATGGCTGATCTGGCGCAGATCATGGCCGCCGCCCCGGTAACGGCCTCGCTGCACGGTGCCGTGGCCGTGATTCTCTTCGGCCTGTGGGTCAAGATGGCGCTGTTTCCCTTCCATGGGTGGCTGCCCGGAGCCTATGCCATGTCCGCGCCCGTGTCGGCCGCGCTGCTGGCCCCGCTGACCACCAAGGTCATGGTCTATGTGGTCATCCGTCTGCTTATCGGGGTCATCCCCGGAGCGGCCATGCCCGAGGCCGTGCCCGATGTGGCGATGCTCCTTGGCACGGCGGCCATCTTCGCCGGATCGCTGATGGCCTTTCGCCAGAGGGATCAGAGGCGCATGCTCGCCTATATTCTTGTGGCCGAGGTGGGCTACATGATCGGCGGCATGTTCATCGGCAACCGCACGGCCATGACCGGGGCCATGCTTCACATCTTCGCCGACGCGCTCATGACCCTGACCCTGTTCCTGGCTCTGGGCAGCATCGCCCGCCAGCGCGGCGAGATGGTGCTTGAGAACATGCGCGGTCTGTTTCGGACCATGCCCTTCACCATGTCCGCCTTTGTGCTCGGGGCCATGTCCATGATCGGGGTTCCGCCGCTGTTCGGCTTCTTCAGCAAGTGGTACCTGCTCTCCGGGGCGTTTGAATCGGGCCAGTATTTGTTCATGGTCGGCTTGCTTGTTTCGAGTCTGGTCAACGTCGTTTTGTTCTTCCGCTTCTTCGAGACGGCCTTTTTCGACGAGCCGGGCGAGTCGGTGCGCGACATCGAGCACTGGAGCCGGGTGACACCCCTGGCCGTGGCGGCCGTGCTGCTCATCGTGGCCGGGCTTTCGAGCGGTCTGATCGTGGACCGTCTCATCGCCGGAATCATCCCCGCAAGCCTCATCTAG
- a CDS encoding monovalent cation/H+ antiporter subunit D family protein, translating to MYAIYSIQPLLAVAAPLAAVPGILSSRSPNIREAWSFAAALLLLGLVACMVPAVVAGHTYTWVVANVLPGAPIAFRVDAFGMLFALVASSLWVVTTLYSIGYMRSKNEHAQTRFFGYFAVSIFCAVGVAFSANLLTMYLFYELLSFSTYPLVAHHQNEESRKAGRKYLGFIVGTSIGLVLPAMIAVHHFMGTLDFAAGGIALGAIDSTTMTILLCLLLFGFAKAALMPVHAWLPAAMVAPTPVSSLLHAVAVVKVGAFCIMRVVTDVFGVETLSALHLTDVVTGAAAVTMLAASLIALSQDGLKRRLAFSTIGQLSYIVLGAGLVTAAGLTGGMLHIAMHAFGKITLFFCAGAIYVATGEKYISRLNGIGYRMPWTMTAFLIGSLSIIGIPPTGGFLSKWYLLNGSIDSGQWLLALTLLASSLLNAAYFLPIVYRAWFCTPDQAQHAGPVREAPLACVVPPLITATITVVLFFYPYPFLNLARLAAN from the coding sequence ATGTACGCGATATATTCCATCCAGCCCCTTCTGGCCGTGGCTGCCCCTCTGGCGGCGGTGCCCGGCATACTCTCTTCGCGTTCGCCGAACATCCGCGAGGCGTGGTCCTTCGCGGCGGCGTTGCTGCTGCTCGGTCTCGTGGCCTGCATGGTCCCGGCCGTGGTGGCGGGCCACACCTATACCTGGGTGGTGGCCAACGTGCTGCCCGGAGCCCCCATCGCCTTCCGTGTGGATGCCTTCGGTATGCTCTTCGCTCTGGTGGCGTCGAGCCTTTGGGTGGTGACCACCCTCTATTCCATCGGGTACATGCGATCCAAGAACGAGCATGCCCAGACGCGGTTCTTCGGCTACTTCGCGGTGTCCATCTTCTGCGCGGTGGGTGTGGCCTTTTCGGCCAACCTGCTGACCATGTACCTGTTCTACGAGCTGCTTTCCTTCTCCACCTATCCGCTGGTGGCCCATCACCAGAACGAGGAGAGCCGCAAGGCCGGGCGCAAGTACTTGGGCTTCATCGTGGGTACCTCCATCGGGTTGGTGCTTCCGGCCATGATCGCCGTGCACCACTTCATGGGCACTCTTGATTTCGCCGCTGGCGGCATAGCGCTTGGGGCCATCGACTCCACCACCATGACGATCCTCCTCTGCCTTCTGCTCTTCGGCTTTGCCAAGGCCGCGCTCATGCCGGTCCACGCATGGCTCCCTGCGGCCATGGTCGCGCCCACGCCGGTCAGCTCGCTGCTCCATGCCGTGGCCGTGGTCAAGGTCGGCGCTTTCTGCATCATGCGCGTTGTCACCGACGTGTTCGGGGTGGAGACCCTTTCGGCCCTGCATCTGACCGATGTGGTCACAGGTGCGGCTGCCGTGACCATGCTGGCGGCATCGCTCATCGCCCTGTCCCAGGACGGGCTGAAGCGGCGGCTTGCCTTCTCGACCATCGGCCAGCTCTCGTACATCGTGCTGGGGGCCGGGCTGGTCACCGCGGCAGGGCTGACTGGGGGAATGCTGCATATCGCCATGCACGCCTTTGGCAAGATCACGCTCTTCTTCTGCGCCGGAGCCATCTATGTGGCCACCGGAGAGAAATACATCAGCCGTCTCAACGGGATAGGCTACCGCATGCCCTGGACGATGACCGCGTTCCTTATCGGCTCGCTGTCCATCATCGGCATTCCGCCCACGGGCGGGTTCCTGAGCAAGTGGTATCTTCTCAACGGCTCCATCGACTCGGGCCAGTGGCTGCTTGCCCTGACGCTGCTTGCCAGCTCGCTGCTCAACGCGGCCTATTTCCTGCCCATTGTCTACCGGGCCTGGTTCTGCACCCCTGATCAGGCGCAGCATGCCGGCCCGGTGCGCGAGGCTCCGCTGGCCTGCGTCGTGCCGCCGCTGATTACGGCGACCATCACCGTGGTCCTGTTCTTCTATCCCTACCCGTTCCTGAATCTGGCCCGACTGGCCGCCAACTAG
- a CDS encoding Na(+)/H(+) antiporter subunit D — translation MHPLFAYLGAVALIPIFTGVWRNRMVLAAALFGLFVVHSLPEGLTATASFLGHELTLFRVDALSRMFGYIFCLNSVFAFLFAYKLVDVRQQLAALCYIGSAVGAVFAGDLITLYVFWEVMAVASTFLILARKTTLSSGAGFRYVLVHLFGGLCMLAGIIVHVQATGSIALTSLAPNLGGWLILAGVLINVSAFPFARWLSESYPEATVTGGVILSAYTTKTAVYVLLRSFPGWEVLIVVGCVMAVYGIIYAILENDMRRILAFSITNQAGFMVVGAGIGTALSINGAAAHAFCSILYTSLLWMSAGAVLAATGKSKCTELGGLHKAMPLTLLLGFIGALTISSFPGTAGFTSKTMILQAAANEHLLWVLLVLEVASAGVFLHAGLKYPFFVFFSKDSGLRPPEAPRHMLLSMGGLAFLCLLIGVYPQPLYAMLPFDPAGFDAYKAGKLVGHMQLLLFSAAAFFVMLPLLRNTDTVTLDADWFYRRGGSLFYRAVSAVFNGLNEVSAKAAGGFVHGFAEFCRKIPERVLLVVTSLNPDSFGSGRANSALRLKQIRESLDAAALPVGGSLVAVTLGLAVLLALVL, via the coding sequence ATGCACCCGTTATTCGCTTATCTGGGAGCGGTCGCCCTGATCCCGATCTTCACCGGGGTCTGGCGCAACAGAATGGTGCTGGCCGCTGCGCTCTTCGGTCTTTTCGTCGTCCACAGTCTCCCGGAAGGACTGACGGCTACGGCCAGCTTTCTGGGCCACGAGCTGACGCTCTTTCGTGTGGACGCCCTCAGCAGGATGTTTGGCTACATTTTCTGCCTGAACTCGGTCTTCGCCTTTCTCTTCGCCTACAAGCTGGTGGATGTGCGTCAGCAACTGGCGGCCCTGTGCTACATCGGCTCGGCCGTGGGGGCTGTCTTCGCGGGCGACCTGATCACCCTGTATGTATTCTGGGAGGTCATGGCTGTGGCTTCGACCTTCCTCATCCTTGCGCGTAAGACCACGCTTTCGTCCGGGGCGGGTTTCCGCTATGTGCTCGTCCATCTGTTCGGCGGGCTGTGCATGCTGGCGGGCATCATCGTCCATGTCCAGGCCACAGGCTCCATTGCCCTGACTTCTCTGGCCCCGAACCTTGGCGGCTGGCTCATCCTGGCGGGCGTACTCATCAACGTCTCTGCCTTTCCCTTTGCCCGCTGGCTCTCGGAGTCCTACCCCGAAGCCACGGTCACAGGCGGCGTGATCCTCTCGGCTTATACCACCAAGACCGCGGTGTACGTCCTGCTTCGCTCCTTTCCCGGTTGGGAGGTTCTCATCGTGGTTGGCTGCGTCATGGCCGTCTACGGTATCATCTATGCGATACTCGAAAACGACATGCGCCGCATTCTGGCCTTCTCCATAACGAACCAGGCCGGATTCATGGTTGTGGGCGCGGGCATCGGCACGGCCCTGTCCATCAACGGCGCGGCGGCCCACGCCTTTTGCAGCATCCTCTACACCTCGCTTTTGTGGATGTCCGCGGGGGCTGTGCTGGCGGCTACGGGCAAGAGCAAGTGCACCGAGCTTGGCGGTCTGCACAAGGCCATGCCGCTGACGTTGCTTTTGGGCTTCATCGGAGCCCTGACCATCTCGTCGTTCCCCGGTACTGCGGGGTTCACCAGCAAGACCATGATTCTCCAGGCCGCGGCAAACGAGCATTTGCTCTGGGTGCTGCTGGTCCTTGAGGTGGCCTCGGCGGGCGTGTTCCTCCACGCGGGCCTCAAGTATCCGTTCTTTGTCTTTTTCAGCAAAGACAGCGGACTGCGGCCGCCCGAGGCGCCCAGGCACATGCTGTTGTCCATGGGCGGGCTCGCCTTCCTGTGCCTTTTGATCGGCGTGTATCCGCAACCGCTGTACGCTATGCTGCCCTTTGATCCGGCCGGGTTCGACGCCTACAAGGCGGGCAAGCTGGTAGGGCATATGCAGTTGCTCCTGTTCTCGGCGGCGGCTTTCTTCGTCATGCTGCCGCTGCTTAGGAACACCGACACCGTCACCCTTGACGCCGACTGGTTTTACCGGCGCGGGGGAAGCCTGTTTTACCGGGCCGTGTCTGCCGTCTTCAACGGTCTCAACGAAGTGTCGGCCAAGGCGGCCGGAGGTTTTGTCCACGGTTTTGCCGAGTTCTGCCGTAAGATTCCAGAGAGGGTGCTGCTGGTCGTCACCAGTCTCAATCCGGATTCCTTCGGCTCCGGCAGGGCCAACTCCGCCTTGCGTTT